The following are encoded together in the Vibrio splendidus genome:
- a CDS encoding NupC/NupG family nucleoside CNT transporter gives MSLFMSLVGMVALIAIAVLLSDNRKAINIRTVGGAFAIQFALGAFVLYIPWGRDLLAGFSAGVANVIDYGKDGTGFLFGSLVNFSVDGIGFIFAFQVLPTLIFFSALISVLYYIGAMQVVIKVLGGGLQKALGTSRAESMSAAANIFVGQTEAPLVVRPFVPKMTNSELFAVMCGGLASVAGGVLAGYASMGVPLEYLVAASFMAAPGGLLFAKIIKPETDEVDENLGSDIDGGDDKPANVIDAAAGGASVGLQLALNVGAMLLAFIGLIALINGILGGIGGWFGMENLTLELLLGWIFAPLAFIIGVPWEEATIAGSFIGQKTVVNEFVAYLNFVPYIGDNAQIVEATGQVMSVKTQAIISFALCGFANLSSIAILLGGLGGIAPNRRHDIARMGVKAVVAGTLSNLMAATIAGFFLSF, from the coding sequence ATGAGCCTGTTTATGAGCCTCGTCGGAATGGTTGCACTGATTGCAATCGCAGTACTACTATCCGACAACCGCAAAGCAATTAATATCAGAACAGTGGGTGGCGCTTTCGCTATCCAATTCGCACTTGGTGCATTCGTACTTTACATCCCTTGGGGTCGTGATCTACTTGCAGGTTTCTCTGCTGGTGTAGCAAACGTGATCGACTACGGTAAAGATGGTACTGGCTTCCTATTTGGTAGCCTTGTTAACTTCTCAGTTGACGGTATCGGTTTCATCTTTGCATTCCAAGTTCTACCAACACTAATCTTCTTCTCTGCTCTTATCTCTGTACTTTACTACATTGGTGCGATGCAAGTTGTAATCAAGGTTCTTGGTGGTGGTCTTCAGAAAGCTCTAGGTACTTCTCGCGCCGAGTCAATGTCTGCAGCAGCAAACATTTTCGTTGGTCAAACAGAAGCACCTCTAGTAGTTCGTCCATTTGTTCCTAAAATGACTAACTCTGAACTATTCGCAGTAATGTGTGGTGGTTTAGCATCTGTTGCTGGTGGTGTACTAGCGGGTTACGCATCTATGGGTGTACCTCTAGAGTACCTAGTAGCAGCGTCATTCATGGCAGCACCTGGTGGTCTACTATTCGCTAAAATCATCAAGCCTGAAACTGATGAAGTTGACGAGAACCTAGGTTCAGACATCGACGGTGGCGACGACAAGCCTGCTAACGTTATCGATGCAGCTGCTGGCGGTGCGTCAGTTGGTCTACAACTAGCACTTAACGTTGGTGCAATGCTACTAGCATTCATCGGTCTAATCGCTCTTATCAACGGTATCCTAGGTGGCATCGGTGGTTGGTTCGGTATGGAAAACCTAACTCTAGAACTTCTTCTAGGTTGGATCTTCGCACCGTTAGCATTCATCATTGGTGTTCCATGGGAAGAAGCAACTATTGCTGGTTCTTTCATTGGTCAGAAGACAGTTGTTAACGAATTCGTTGCATACCTAAACTTCGTACCATACATCGGTGACAACGCTCAAATCGTTGAAGCGACTGGTCAAGTAATGTCTGTTAAGACTCAAGCAATTATCTCGTTCGCTCTATGTGGTTTCGCAAACCTTTCTTCAATTGCGATTCTTCTAGGTGGTCTAGGTGGTATTGCTCCAAACCGTCGTCACGACATCGCACGTATGGGTGTTAAAGCGGTTGTAGCTGGTACTCTATCTAACCTGATGGCAGCAACAATTGCTGGCTTCTTCCTGTCTTTCTAA